CTCACGCCCAAGGGAGCGGCGGAAAAAGCCCGCCTGACCTACGAATTCATCCAGTATTCCTTTACCTTTTACAAAAGAGTCCGGGAAAACACGGGAAAATTTTTCAAGGAACTGGAAGCCCGGGGAGTAAAGACCGCGGCCTTTTGCGGCGCCGGGGAACTGGCGGAAATCGCTTACGTCTCTTTGCAGGAGACTTCCATTTCCCTGGTTTGCATAATAGACGACCAATGCTCTAAAAGCCGCGTTTTGGGCGTACCGGTCAGGCCGCTCGGCCAGGCTGAATCCTTGGGATGCGAACATTACCTGATCACTGCGCCTGAATCCGCTTCCAAAATCAGGGGGTTTTTGGAAGACGCCGGCATTGCCGCGGACAAGATTTCCCTTGTGAATTCCTCAGGCAGAATCGTATAATTCAACCGACCCTTAATGGAAAACTCCGGCCATGGAAGAGTTTGAAAACAAAGCGTTCATCATTGAGTTCTGGGAGTTCTTGAAGGTTCGCAAACGCTACTGGCTGCTGCCGATCGTCATTGTCTTGGCTTTCTTGGGTGTGTTGATCTTTTTTGCCGAAAGCAGTTCCGTGGCGCCTTTTATTTATCCCATGTTCTGATTTGGATGTTATTGGCGGCCAATGCTAACGAATAAACGACCATAGAGTTAGGGAATCAAGTATTCTTCACATATTCAAGAGAGTGCACAGTAGGCTATGAGGCATCAAACATCAAAGCCGACGTCTCAAAAACTCCCTCTCCCTTGACGGGGGGGTTGGGGTGGGGGTGATATTGTACATTATTCCAGATAGTTTCCCCCCCATCCTGTCCTTCCCCCGCCAGGGGGTAAGGGACCATGACTCTCGGGCTCTGATATATAGGTAGATCTGAGCCGCAGATATAAGCACTTGATTTCAAAGCATTACTTCCAATCCCGTTGAGCCCCAAACTTTTCCCGAAACCGAGTCGGCCGGGGCGCGTTTGGTCTGTTGCAGCAAGCCTTTGGATCAGGATTCCTGCGGCGCTGATGACGCAGGATCTTCCGGCATCGGAGATTGAGAGCTTTCGGCCGAAGGAGACTCCGGCTGTTGCGCCCCCTGGGCTTCCCTTTCAAGCCTGCGCAAATGATAAATATCGCTCACTGCAAAGGCGGCGGAGGCTCTTTTTAAAAACTCGTCGCTAAAATCCTCATTCAACGAGTAAAAGGACTCTCCACCAATGACTTCTTCCCGAAAAGGAGGCGTCTCCCCAAAAAAGAGGTGTTCGCCCTCGTAGCTTTCAAAATAGGTGATGGAATAAAAAGTCCTGCGGCCTGCCTTCCTGAAAAGGATGAGCTCTATACATGCGCCGGGCGTTTTATAGCCCTGCTCTTCAAGGTATTTGATCTTTTTTTCGTCGCATGGGGGGCCGGAATAAGCCACAACAAAATCATGACTATGGCCGAACATTTGCGTGCTGCCGGCCATCAGGGCGTTTTCGAAGCTGTTTAAAGAGTTGGTTCTAACCTCCCAGTTGGAGTTGGCAGGCAACATGCTCAGTTCCACCAAAACGCCCCGTTCCATATAATTATCGGAATCCCCGTATACCCCGGAGTCGGCAAACACCCACCAAGGACTGTTAACGCAGGTGAAAGAACTCATGGAGTTTGCGCTAATCGCCGTGCTGTTTTCCTGCTTTCCGGCTATGAAGGGAATCTCCGGGTCCACCGCCACAACAAGGTTGGGGTTAAAATGGCAGTAAAGGACATTATCCAGGACGTATCTCGCCGACTTGGAACTTTGACATGAGGTTGTCATGACAAGACATAAAATAGCAAAGAGCAAATATTTTTTCATACCATTCCTCCAAGAGAATGAAACCTCATCATCCATCTTCGCCGCCTGAAGAGCATAGGCTCGTCAAGAAAGAGCCCTCCCGCTGGAGCCTTTTATGCTTCTTCCGACGAAGGGGGCGCGAAATCCCCGGAGGAAGGCGGCGGAGGGGGATCCACGGAAGGAACTTCAGGCTCCTGCGGCAGGGGCCTGGCGGCGTCCTCCAGATTAAGCGGAAGAATTTCGTAGGCTTTTTTCATCCTTTTCACAAACTCCGTCATATATTTGCTGTTCCACGCATCCCTTTGATCAAGCGCTCTTTCTTTATTAAAAAAGGCGGCGTTATCCTCCATGCTTTCAAAGTAAGTCACGGAGTACATGGACGTCCTGCTGAGTTTGCAAATCAGAACATGCATGACGCAAGGATAAGGCAGCTTATAGCCGGCCTTTTCCAGGATTGAGTTTTGGGTTTTGGTGAAAGGCCACGAAGGCGCGATGAGCGCCCAGTTATAATTCTTGCCGAGAATTTCCTCGCTGCCCTGGTGCAGTTTGTTTCGATAGCCTGCCAAAAGATCGGAATGAAAAGCCCAATTGGAGGTGCGTGGAAGCTCCTCCACTTCAATCAAAACGCCCCTCTTTACATACAGGGGGGCCTCACGGTAACGGCTAAGCTCGCCAAACAACCACCAGGGCTTCTTGACGCTAGTGCCGACATGGGGCTCATCCGAGTCCGATCCCATCCCGACCCGCTCCCCGCCTTCAATAAAGGGCATGGACGGACTGACGAGCACCTCGAGTTTGGGCGTATACATGGAGTAAAAGGCGTTTCCATGGACAAAACGTCCGGCCCCCCTGCCTGCACAGGAGGCGAACAGCATCACGGACACAACCAATAATATGTAGGATTTTTTCATTATTCTCGTCCCTGAGTTTGAATGATCTATTTTCTCCAACCCATTAACGCCGAATTTATTGCTGCGGAGTCTGCGGCAGCCCTTCGCCGGTGTATTCCCGGATTTCCATGGCGGATGCGGCTCTTTTGGCAAATGCCGCCGCAAAATCCCGGTCCCATCCACTCTGTTCGGCGTTGTAGGGCTTAACATCCCCGTCATAAAGGGAGCGATTGTCGTCAATACATTCAAAATAAATAAAATTAATAACCCCTCTTCCGCTGATCTTGCGGATGGAGTATTTAGTCATGAAAACCTTGGGCATGACATATCCTTTCGCTTCCAGCGCCTTGGCTTCGGCTTCCGGCAGGGGCGAGTCGGTGGGGATGATTATCCAGTCGTAATTCTGGCCTAAAATGACATCCCGTCCCTTATCAAGGTAACCCTCAACACCTGTAAAACTGTCCGTTACAAACCTGGCTTTTACGTTGGGTGCAAGCTCCTGGACAATAATTGTCAGCCCTCTTTTAACAAGAAGCTGCTTGTTGGCATTTTGCTCGCACTCCACAAAAAACCATTGGTCCTGGCTTTTGCTACGGGATGTGTGCACATCATTCAAAGTGGAAACCAGGACCTTGTCATCCACGTTTCCAACGTACTGCATGGAGTCCGCCACCTGAATTTCATTTTTGGGCATATAATTCGAATACAGAGTATTGTTGTACACTTGACGATAAGAGCCGGTTCCTGCGCAGGAAGCAAAGGCCGCCAAACAGAAAGCTAAAAACACCATGGATTTTTTCATGATTTTCCTCCAAACCAATGTAAAAATAATCTCCCTTGCCTTATAAAAACGGATGCACTCACCAATATCGCGAATCCACAAAAAGTCAAGGAAAAACAGATATTTTTTGGTATCGACTTAAACAATACGGTATTAAAAACAAAAAAAGGGCGTCAACCCATGAGATTGACGCCCTTAAAAATACCGATGAAAAAGCAGCTTTTTATTAGCCGCCATGATGGCATTTGCAGCCTAATACGTCCTTAAAAGCCTTTTTCAATTCTTCGTAGTTGCGGGTGACCGGAAACCGCGGATACTCGTCGATCACGTTCTGGGGCGGGGAATACAAAATCCCGTGATGAGCCTCCTGGAGCATGGTCACGTCATTGTAAGAGTCGCCTGATGCGATCACGTGAAAATTCAGGTTTTTCAAAGCCTTTGCCACGTGCCTTTTTCCGTCCTGCTGCCTGAGGGTGTAGTCCCTGACCATGCCCTGGCCGTCCACTTCCAGGCTGTTGCAGAACAGAGTGGGGAAGCCCAGTTTTTTCATCAAGGGGCCGGCGAACTCGGCGAAAGTATCGGACACAATGATCAACTGAGCCTGCTCCTTGAGCCAGTTCACCATATCCACGGCGCCTTCCAGGGGGTCCATGGCTCCGATCACGTCCTGGATGTCGGCCAGTTTCAGATTGTTTTCATCCAGGATTTCCAGGCGCATTTTCATGAGCACGTCGTAATCGGATATATCCCGCGTGGTGAGGGAGAGCTTTTCAATACCGGTTTTTTTGGAGACGTTAATCCAAATTTCAGGGATGAAAACCCCTTCCAAATCGCAACAAATGATGTCCATGTTTACATTCCTTCACGAAATCGCCCTACCCTGGCCCACCGGCGCAAGGGGATAAAGGCCTATTCCTGGTTTTCATCCTCTATCCGGATAAGCATGGGGGCTTCGGCGATCACGTCCAGGCTGCCGACCTCTTCCAGAGCCTTACGGATGTTCGCTTCCTTTGCCTCGTGGGTGAGCATGACGATGGGCACAGGGCCTTCCGTATGCCTGCCCTTTTGATGCACGCTGGCGATGCTGATGGAGTATTTGGCCAGCACGCCGGAAACCTTGGACAGCACGCCGGGCCTGTCCAGGGCGGAAAAGCGTACGTAGTAGCGGGAGACCAACTCGTCCATGGGCATGAGGGGCAGTTCCCTGATAGCCGCGGGCTGATAGGAAAACGCCGGAATCCTGGGATGGCAGCCCAACTGGATGTTCCTGGCAGCGTCCACGATATCGCCCACTACGGCGCTGGCCGTAGGCATCATGCCGGCGCCCGCGCCGTAAAGGACCATTTCGCCCACGGCGTCGCCCACGATCTTCACCGCGTTCATGTTCCTGCCCACGGAGGAAAGGAGATTGTCGTGGGGTATCATGGTGGGGTGCACCCTGGCTTCCACAAAGTCTCCATGGTTCTTTGCAATGGCCAGCAGCTTGACCGAATACCCGAACTCCGCCGCAATGGTGATGTCCAAGGGCGTAATGCGGGTGATGCCGTCTACATAGATTTCCTTGTAGTTCACCCGGGTCCCGAAGGCCAAAGCCACGGACAAGGCCAACTTGTGCACCGTGTCCATGCCTTCCACGTCCAGGGTGGGGTCGGCCTCGGCGAAACCCAGTTCCTGAGCCTGGGCCAGGGCCTGGTCAAAAGGCATGCCTTCCTGTGTGATCTGGGTCAGGATGTAATTGCACGTCCCGTTTAAAATGCCGAAAATGGAATCCACCTTATTGGAGACCAGGGACTCCCGCAGGCTTTTTATCACGGGCATGCACCCGCCCACGCTGGCTTCGAACAGAAAATCCGCGCCCGACTTTTCGCAGGCTTCGGCGATTTCGTCCCGATAGGCCGCAATCAGCGCTTTGTTGGCGGTGACCACGGTCTTCCCTTTGTTCAGGGCCGCCAGGACAAAATCCTTGGCGATCCCCTGCCCTCCGATGAGCTCCACAATGATGGGAATGGTCGGATCGTTGATCACATCCATGGCATCGTTGGTGTAAACCCCGTCGGCCAGGTTCAGGTCGGCAACGGCGTCCGGGTTGATGTCCGCCGCTTTGGCCAGCTTGATCTCCATGCCGATGCGGGAGGCGATGAGATCGCCGTTCTGGGCCAGGAGCTTCGCCACTCCCGCGCCCACTACGCCGCAGCCTAAGAGTCCCACGGAAATGGAGTTTCCGGAAAGATTATCCATTATAGTCTCCCATGAAGTTACAGGACGTTGCGAATGCCCCGCAATGCCTGCTGGGTGCGCATTTTGTTTTCGATGAGTGCAAAACGGACGTAATCGTCGCCGTAATGCCCGAAGCCGAGCCCGGGGGCCACCGCCACCTTGGCTTCCTTGACGAGCATCTTGGAAAACTCCACGGAGCCCATGCTCCGGTATTGCTCGGGAATCTTGGCCCATACAAACATGGTGCCCTTGGGCGGAGGAACGTCCCAGCCCATTTTGGCAAGGCCGTCGCACAGGGTGTCGCGGCGCATTTTATAAGTCTGGCGAATTTCTTCCACGCATTCCTGCTCGCCGTTCAAGGCGATGATGGCGGCGATTTGAATGGGCTGGAAAATGCCGTAGTCCAGATAGCTTTTGATGCGCCTTAAGGCGGCTACGATTTTCGGGTTGCCCACGCAGAAGCCCACGCGCCAGCCGGCCATGCTGTAACTTTTGGACAGGGAGAAGAACTCCACGCCCACGTCCTTGGCGCCGGGCGCCTGGAGAAAGCTGGGGGCCTTGTAGCCGTCGTAGGTCAGGTCTGCGTATGCAAAATCGTGCACGACCATGATGTCGTGTTCTTTGGCGAACTCCACGATTTTGGTGAAGAACTCCAGGTCAATGACCTCTCCCGTGGGGTTGTGGGGAAAGGATAGGACCATCATTTTCGGTTTGGGCCAGGTCTGCCTGGTGGCCGTGATCAGGTTTTCAAAAAAATCCGTGTCAGGCCCCAGGGGAATCTGACGTACGTCCCCGCCCGCTATTATCGCCGAAAACGGATGAATGGGATAGGTGGGGCTGGGGGAAAATACAACGTCTCCTGGCCTGATGGTCACCAGCACGAGGTGAGAGATGCCCTCTTTGGCGCCGATGGTGACAATGGCTTCGTTTTCGTAGTCAATGTCCACATCGTAGCGGCGTTTGTACCAATCGGCGATGGCCATGCGCAGCTTGCGGATGCCCATGGATGCGGAGTACCGATGGTTGTGGGGCTTCTGGGCGGCCTCAACCATTTTGTCCACAATGTGCTGGGGAGTTCCCAGGTCGGGATTTCCCATGCCCAGATCAATGATGTCCTCACCCGCTCGCCTCGCCTCCATCTTAATCTCATTGACTTGGGCGAAGACATAGGGGGGCAATCTGTCCAATCTGGCGAACTCTTTCATGGCAAATCCTCTATTAAGATAAGGTTAAGGTTTTACAGGCATCATGGCGCCTGTTGTCAAAGTTGATACTGATACACCACCCCGGCTTGCATGTCAAAAAAATTGTTTTGACTTTTGGGCCTGCCAAGTCTACCATTTAGGCTTGGCTGATACAAGAAAGCCGCAACCTGGAAAGATAATCCGGGGCCTTTTTCAAATCAGGAGGGAGCCCGGGGCTTAAGCCCGGGTTCGCCAGGCGCCATTGGACAGGCGGCATAGCGCCAAAGCCGCTCCAACGGCCTGTTTATATCAACAATTTTTGCGG
The sequence above is drawn from the Desulfatibacillum aliphaticivorans DSM 15576 genome and encodes:
- the thrH gene encoding bifunctional phosphoserine phosphatase/homoserine phosphotransferase ThrH, yielding MDIICCDLEGVFIPEIWINVSKKTGIEKLSLTTRDISDYDVLMKMRLEILDENNLKLADIQDVIGAMDPLEGAVDMVNWLKEQAQLIIVSDTFAEFAGPLMKKLGFPTLFCNSLEVDGQGMVRDYTLRQQDGKRHVAKALKNLNFHVIASGDSYNDVTMLQEAHHGILYSPPQNVIDEYPRFPVTRNYEELKKAFKDVLGCKCHHGG
- a CDS encoding DUF5989 family protein, encoding MEEFENKAFIIEFWEFLKVRKRYWLLPIVIVLAFLGVLIFFAESSSVAPFIYPMF
- a CDS encoding winged helix-turn-helix transcriptional regulator, whose product is MDTQDIRTLKILEEIENGQAPSQRDLAGKLDVSLGLVNSFIKRLTQKGYFKVTTIPRNRVKYILTPKGAAEKARLTYEFIQYSFTFYKRVRENTGKFFKELEARGVKTAAFCGAGELAEIAYVSLQETSISLVCIIDDQCSKSRVLGVPVRPLGQAESLGCEHYLITAPESASKIRGFLEDAGIAADKISLVNSSGRIV
- the alaC gene encoding alanine transaminase, giving the protein MKEFARLDRLPPYVFAQVNEIKMEARRAGEDIIDLGMGNPDLGTPQHIVDKMVEAAQKPHNHRYSASMGIRKLRMAIADWYKRRYDVDIDYENEAIVTIGAKEGISHLVLVTIRPGDVVFSPSPTYPIHPFSAIIAGGDVRQIPLGPDTDFFENLITATRQTWPKPKMMVLSFPHNPTGEVIDLEFFTKIVEFAKEHDIMVVHDFAYADLTYDGYKAPSFLQAPGAKDVGVEFFSLSKSYSMAGWRVGFCVGNPKIVAALRRIKSYLDYGIFQPIQIAAIIALNGEQECVEEIRQTYKMRRDTLCDGLAKMGWDVPPPKGTMFVWAKIPEQYRSMGSVEFSKMLVKEAKVAVAPGLGFGHYGDDYVRFALIENKMRTQQALRGIRNVL
- a CDS encoding homoserine dehydrogenase — protein: MDNLSGNSISVGLLGCGVVGAGVAKLLAQNGDLIASRIGMEIKLAKAADINPDAVADLNLADGVYTNDAMDVINDPTIPIIVELIGGQGIAKDFVLAALNKGKTVVTANKALIAAYRDEIAEACEKSGADFLFEASVGGCMPVIKSLRESLVSNKVDSIFGILNGTCNYILTQITQEGMPFDQALAQAQELGFAEADPTLDVEGMDTVHKLALSVALAFGTRVNYKEIYVDGITRITPLDITIAAEFGYSVKLLAIAKNHGDFVEARVHPTMIPHDNLLSSVGRNMNAVKIVGDAVGEMVLYGAGAGMMPTASAVVGDIVDAARNIQLGCHPRIPAFSYQPAAIRELPLMPMDELVSRYYVRFSALDRPGVLSKVSGVLAKYSISIASVHQKGRHTEGPVPIVMLTHEAKEANIRKALEEVGSLDVIAEAPMLIRIEDENQE